In Papaver somniferum cultivar HN1 chromosome 1, ASM357369v1, whole genome shotgun sequence, a genomic segment contains:
- the LOC113273256 gene encoding uncharacterized protein LOC113273256 — MGSVTKGLEMFRYWLKVMMKCSFWTTSPQGACYEALSGTQNECVFHKFLWKKTIPQKGSFLLWAIFNNSLPTRDMLHHIGVTVDSLDCVMCNNEGESVDHLFMHWDTTFAVWDYFIKAFHISWPMPSTVMQLFEAWNWNVQQGRCKEVWSLFHYALIWNIWKERNSRVHGGRPKKVYEISLLIDVGSVEL; from the coding sequence ATGGGATCTGTTACGAAGGGCTTGGAAATGTTCCGGTATTGGTTGAAGGTGATGATGAAGTGCAGCTTCTGGACAACTTCTCCACAAGGCGCTTGTTATGAGGCTTTGTCAGGTACTCAAAATGAATGTGTTTTTCATAAGTTTTTATGGAAGAAAACAATCCCGCAGAAAGGTAGCTTTCTGTTATGGGCAATCTTCAATAACTCATTGCCAACCAGGGACATGTTGCATCACATAGGTGTGACAGTGGATAGTTTAGATTGTGTAATGTGTAACAATGAGGGTGAATCTGTGGATCACCTGTTTATGCATTGGGATACAACCTTCGCAGTATGGGACTATTTTATCAAAGCGTTTCACATTTCCTGGCCTATGCCTTCAACTGTCATGCAATTGTTCGAAGCCTGGAACTGGAATGTACAACAAGGAAGATGCAAGGAAGTTTGGAGCTTGTTTCATTATGCTCTTATATGGAACATATGGAAGGAGAGGAATAGCAGGGTCCATGGGGGGAGGCCAAAGAAGGTGTATGAGATTAGCCTCCTCATCGACGTTGGTTCTGTGGAGTTGTGA